The Leptolyngbya sp. 'hensonii' genome includes the window TGGGTCAGGGCCGAGAGAACCTTGTGGGTAGACTGCACCACCAGATCTGCTCCGGCGGCTAGGGCGGGGGTGGGTAGCTCCGGGTGGAAGGCAAAATGGGGACCGTGGGCTTCATCCACTAGCAGGGGAATCTCATGGGCGTGGGCTATTTGGGCGATCGCCGCCACATTGCCGCAGATCCCGTGATACGTGGGAGACACCAACAGCACAGCTCGGATCTGGGGAGACTGCTCCAGGGCAGTGGCGACCCTGGCCGGAGAGAGGCTGCAGAGGAGATCTTGTTGGGGGTCGTAGTCGGGCTGGACAAAGACTGGCACGGCCCCCGAGAGAATCAGACCCGCGATCGCCGATTGGTGGACATTGCGGGGCAGGAGAATCCTGTCTCCCGGACTGCAGGTAGCCAGAATCATGGCGATCACCCCTGCCGTAGACCCATTGACTAGAAACCAGGTGTGATCGGCTCCAAAGGTTGCAGCCGCCAGATCCTGGGCCTCCCGGATCACCCCATCGGGTGCAGCCAGATTATCCAATCCGGGCAGTTCGGGCAGGTCAAGGCGACCGGGGGCTGACCCCAAAGCGGCCAGAAGACTGGGGGCCAGCCCCTGTCCCTGCTTGTGGCCAGGAGTGTAGAAAGGGGCTCGATCGAGGGCGGCCCGCTGAAGTAAGGCAGAGAGTAGGGGAGTCGTCTCCGGATGCATTAGGCTAGATAGAGGCAGGATAGATCAGGGGTGTTGCCTGTAACACCTGTCCGCATCCTAATGTACGAAGCCTAATTATTGTTGTATACACCTGTATCGTAGATGCTGAGAGCCGGTATTGTTGGACTGCCCAATGTGGGTAAATCGACGTTGTTTAATGCCCTGGTTGCGAATGCAAAAGCCCAGGCTGCAAATTTTCCTTTCTGTACGATCGAGCCTAACGTCGGTGTGGTGGCTGTGCCAGATGAGCGGCTGCAGGTACTGGCGAAGATTTCCGGTTCGGCTGAGATTGTGCCGACGCGGGTGGAGTTCGTGGACATTGCCGGACTGGTGAAGGGGGCTAGCCAGGGGGAGGGGCTGGGCAATCAGTTTCTGGCCAATATTCGCGAAGTGGATGCGATCGTTCACGTTGTCCGCTGTTTTGAGAACGACGATATCATCCATGTCTCCGGGGCCGTTGATCCGGTGCGAGATATTGAGGTGATCAACCTGGAACTGGCACTGTCGGACTTATTTCAGATTGAGCGTCGAATCGAGCGGACCCGCAAACAGGCTCGCACCAATAAAGAAGCCCAACTGGAACTGGAAGCACTGGAAAAATTGAGTGCTGTTTTGAATGAAGGCAAGCAGGCTCGCCAGGTAGACCTGAGCGAAGAAGAGGAATTAGCGGTTAAACAGTTAGGATTGTTGACGCGCAAGCCGATAATCTTTGCCGCCAATGTTCTGGAAGATGATCTGGCTATCGGGAATGCCTGGGTGGAACAGGTGCGGGAGGTGGCAACCCGTGAGGGGGCGCAGGTGGTGGTGGTTTCGGCCCAGGTCGAGTCAGAGCTGGTTGA containing:
- the ychF gene encoding redox-regulated ATPase YchF; translated protein: MLRAGIVGLPNVGKSTLFNALVANAKAQAANFPFCTIEPNVGVVAVPDERLQVLAKISGSAEIVPTRVEFVDIAGLVKGASQGEGLGNQFLANIREVDAIVHVVRCFENDDIIHVSGAVDPVRDIEVINLELALSDLFQIERRIERTRKQARTNKEAQLELEALEKLSAVLNEGKQARQVDLSEEEELAVKQLGLLTRKPIIFAANVLEDDLAIGNAWVEQVREVATREGAQVVVVSAQVESELVELPEEERADFLESLGVQEGGLKSLIRATYELLGLRTYFTTGPKETRAWTIQAGMLAPQAAGVIHTDFERGFIRAETVAYQDLVTCGSMTAAKEKGLLRSEGKEYLVQEGDVLLFRFNV